One genomic window of Thermococcus sp. includes the following:
- a CDS encoding phosphatidylglycerophosphatase A, translated as MAALLLEENFEVEGDPVNLVADELIGIDVAEYIGGKMALFNFFYYDTKKPGILAELPPFLDDAIGGFIAGCMTKLFEGGDGGHD; from the coding sequence ATGGCTGCCCTCCTCCTCGAGGAGAACTTTGAGGTGGAGGGTGATCCCGTAAATCTTGTTGCAGACGAGTTGATTGGGATAGACGTTGCAGAGTACATCGGCGGCAAGATGGCGCTTTTCAACTTCTTCTACTACGACACTAAAAAGCCCGGAATACTGGCGGAGCTGCCTCCTTTCCTGGACGACGCGATAGGAGGGTTTATAGCGGGCTGCATGACAAAGCTCTTTGAAGGTGGTGACGGTGGCCATGATTGA
- the cobS gene encoding adenosylcobinamide-GDP ribazoletransferase, with amino-acid sequence MKNVLPFLTRISLRGDFEKARGELWAFPPIAPISSALPIIILYLKLPLANLLALLALYFTIGLLHLDGLADWADGIMTKGDRERKVNAMKDLNIGIAGVFAVIMVLFLQVYSLQLLPFYALFLAELNSKFAMLLGLSTKKTLGHGLGAYFMEGINGRQLALGALLYGFLYLPVALYDPLTLSGLLGLLIGGYVVKLSLENFGGINGDCLGAVAEITRAGTLIILAFVWAYI; translated from the coding sequence GTGAAGAACGTCTTACCCTTTTTGACCCGAATTTCCCTAAGGGGAGATTTCGAAAAAGCCCGCGGGGAGCTCTGGGCCTTTCCGCCAATCGCCCCAATAAGCTCGGCCCTTCCGATTATTATCCTTTACCTAAAGCTACCCCTTGCCAACCTTTTGGCCCTTCTGGCACTCTACTTTACCATCGGGCTCCTCCATCTGGACGGATTGGCCGATTGGGCCGACGGGATAATGACCAAAGGGGACCGGGAGCGGAAAGTTAATGCAATGAAAGACCTGAACATCGGGATAGCGGGTGTATTTGCCGTTATAATGGTCCTCTTTCTCCAGGTCTATTCCCTTCAGCTCCTTCCTTTCTACGCCCTCTTTCTGGCGGAGCTGAACTCGAAGTTCGCCATGCTTCTCGGACTCTCAACCAAAAAGACTCTCGGTCATGGGCTGGGTGCCTACTTCATGGAGGGAATTAACGGAAGGCAGCTTGCCCTCGGGGCGCTTCTCTACGGCTTCCTCTACCTCCCGGTTGCGCTTTACGATCCCCTAACCCTCTCAGGACTCCTCGGACTGCTCATTGGTGGGTACGTTGTTAAGCTCTCCCTCGAGAACTTCGGCGGGATAAACGGCGATTGCCTCGGAGCG